In one Alphaproteobacteria bacterium SS10 genomic region, the following are encoded:
- the rpmG gene encoding 50S ribosomal protein L33 — MAKTATILVKLVSTEGTGYFYVAKKNPRQMTEKLEFRKYDPVARKHVLFKEEKMK; from the coding sequence ATGGCAAAAACCGCCACCATTCTGGTTAAACTGGTTAGCACCGAGGGCACCGGCTACTTCTATGTGGCTAAGAAGAACCCACGGCAAATGACCGAAAAGCTTGAGTTCCGGAAGTACGACCCGGTTGCTCGCAAGCACGTTCTCTTCAAAGAAGAGAAAATGAAGTAA
- a CDS encoding PDZ domain-containing protein: MSDTLGAILRRSFSIGRPTLVAGLILAACSTTDTLPNYQSAQSYDGATMVVATPEAAVLSAGISRIAEVYFRPLNLSEVTVEGLNALSEFDPRLDFSIQQGVLRIDHAGQTAKILALPEDQRADNWAQLATLALDAARIQSTQLAAVEREALLEAMFTGMTARLDRFSRYASARKGSRERHIREGFGGVGLAFEHSDDAFVIRSVFPDGPAYHAGLQAGDLIRSIDGHSTASMDLTQVRDQLRGRVGSFVMVDVERDGELVEDFSLLRERVITNTVIGRMEDGIGIVTIERFNAATEAHVRAAVSVIHQRLGDNFRGLVLDLRGNPGGLLEQAVAVSDLFIKRGRIIRTAGRHPESFQDFAADTLDILDGAPMVVLVNGGSASAAEVVAAALQETGRAVVVGSASYGKGSVQTVTRLPNDGELFVTWSEIFTPDGHGLHEIGILPNICTSLGDWEQAKPALETQISNRAKPTPSIWRNHINLQDHASIDWGTMDHAMVAEIAADGRKDCPPSTKDTADDQEIAKLLIGKPDLIAQISGDASVFAAASSSPISASLATSLNDLR, encoded by the coding sequence GTGAGTGATACGCTTGGCGCCATTCTTCGCCGCAGCTTCTCAATTGGCCGCCCTACTCTGGTGGCTGGACTGATCCTTGCGGCCTGTAGCACCACCGATACCCTGCCCAACTATCAGAGCGCGCAAAGCTATGACGGCGCCACCATGGTTGTGGCGACGCCGGAGGCCGCTGTTCTAAGCGCAGGCATCAGCCGCATTGCAGAGGTTTACTTCCGGCCGCTGAACCTTTCTGAGGTGACTGTTGAGGGTCTGAACGCGCTAAGTGAGTTTGATCCACGGCTCGACTTTTCGATCCAACAGGGTGTGCTCCGCATCGATCATGCCGGTCAGACGGCCAAAATCCTGGCGCTGCCAGAGGATCAACGCGCCGACAACTGGGCGCAGCTCGCCACTCTGGCGCTTGATGCCGCCCGAATTCAGTCAACGCAACTCGCCGCGGTTGAGCGTGAAGCCCTGCTTGAGGCCATGTTTACCGGGATGACCGCCCGGCTTGATCGCTTCTCCCGCTACGCGAGCGCCCGTAAAGGGTCCCGTGAACGCCATATCCGTGAGGGTTTTGGCGGTGTGGGTCTGGCCTTTGAGCATAGCGATGATGCCTTCGTCATTCGCAGCGTTTTCCCTGATGGTCCCGCCTATCATGCGGGTCTACAGGCCGGTGACCTGATCCGCAGCATTGATGGCCATTCAACCGCTTCCATGGACCTAACCCAGGTACGTGACCAACTTCGCGGTCGTGTTGGCAGCTTTGTCATGGTCGATGTTGAGCGTGATGGCGAACTGGTTGAGGATTTCAGCCTGCTGCGCGAGCGGGTGATCACCAATACCGTGATCGGCCGGATGGAAGACGGCATCGGTATCGTGACGATTGAGCGGTTCAATGCCGCCACCGAGGCCCATGTCCGCGCCGCCGTTTCTGTCATCCACCAACGTTTGGGCGACAACTTCCGGGGCCTAGTCCTCGACCTACGCGGCAATCCGGGCGGCCTGCTTGAACAAGCCGTCGCCGTCTCTGATCTGTTCATCAAGCGCGGTCGGATTATTCGTACCGCTGGCCGGCACCCAGAAAGCTTCCAAGACTTTGCCGCCGATACCCTGGACATCCTAGACGGTGCCCCGATGGTGGTGTTGGTCAATGGTGGCTCCGCCTCCGCCGCTGAGGTGGTTGCAGCCGCACTGCAGGAAACCGGCCGGGCCGTGGTCGTCGGCAGCGCCTCCTACGGTAAGGGTAGCGTTCAAACCGTAACCCGACTGCCTAATGATGGTGAGCTCTTCGTCACCTGGTCTGAGATTTTCACCCCTGATGGTCATGGCCTGCATGAGATTGGCATCCTGCCAAACATCTGCACCAGCCTTGGTGATTGGGAACAGGCGAAGCCAGCGCTGGAGACCCAAATCAGCAACCGGGCCAAGCCAACGCCAAGCATCTGGCGCAACCACATTAACCTGCAGGACCACGCCTCAATCGATTGGGGCACCATGGACCATGCGATGGTGGCGGAAATCGCCGCTGACGGTCGCAAGGATTGCCCACCATCCACCAAGGACACGGCGGATGACCAAGAGATTGCAAAGCTTCTGATCGGTAAGCCGGACCTGATCGCGCAGATCAGTGGTGACGCCAGCGTCTTCGCTGCCGCCTCCTCGTCCCCGATCTCGGCGTCTTTGGCCACCAGCCTCAACGATCTGCGCTAA